CACCGCGCCGCCCAGCCACTTCGAGCTGCTGCGTCCGTCGGCCGAGGTTTCCGACAACTCGAGCTACGCCTGGGGCTTCAACGACGGCCCCGTGTGGCAGGGCAAGGGTGTGAACGCCTGGGCCACCGTGGGCGGCGACATGCGGTGGGGACCCCTTTCGGCGCGCATCGAGCCGCTGGTGGAGTACGCGCAGAATGGGGCGTTCCAACTGGAACCCGTGCCGGCCGGCGCCGCGAATCCGTACGTCGATGCGATGATGCCGACGTCCATCGACCTGCCGCAGCGCATGGGGCCCGGCGCCTACCATTTGATAGACCCGGGGCAGTCGTACGTGCGGATCGACGTCAAGAGCTTGGGCGCCGGCCTTTCCACCGAGGACATTTTCTGGGGCCCCGGCGTTCGCAATGCCCTTCTCTTTGGACCGAATGCGCCCGGGTTTCCGCACATCTTCTTCGGCACCAACCAGGCGATCCACACGCCGATCGGCCGGTTCAGCGGGCAGGTGATCTACGGCCGGCTGCAGCAGAGCAACTACGCGCCGCCAAGCCCCAACGCCACGCGATTGGGAGCCGGCCTCATCGCCACCTGGCAGCCGCCGTCGACGCCCCTCACCATCGGCTTCACGCGATTCTACCACCGCGACTGGCCCGCGCACTTCACTCAAGACGACTACACGCTGCCCTTCGGGGCGCTCTTCAGCAGCAGAGGGGCTGCCGGACTGGGCACGGCCGACAACCAGCTTCTCTCCGTGTTCTTCAGCGCCCGCGCGCCCGCCATGGGGCTCGAAGTGTTCGGTGAATTCGGCAAGAACGACCGCAACGTGGACATCCGCGATGTCATGCTGGAACCGGAGCACAACAGCGCGTGGCTGCTGGGCTTCTTCAAGGTCATTGGTCTCGACAGCGCGCACGCGGGCTTCTGGACCGTTCGCGCCGAGGCCGCCAGCGGGCGCGTGTCGGCCATCCAGCAGATCGGCCGCGGGCAGTCCACCTTTTACGACCATTACCCCATTGCCCAGGGCCACACGGAACTCGGCCAGCTCCTCGGCACGCCGCTCATCGAGCAATCGGGGGGCATCGACCTGGGCGTCGACCGGTTCACGTCGGCCGGCCGGCTTGGCGTCTCCCTCATGGAGCGCCAGATGCCCCCCGATACCTGGGTCGGCATGCCCGCCAATCAGCTTCGCTCGCAGTGGGATCTGGGCTTCGGCGGCACGATCTTCCATGGAAAGTCGGACATCACCTTCCAGGTGGGCCACGTGTGGGACCTGAACCGCTTTCCGGGGCAGGACGTGGGCAACAGCTATCTGCGCTTGGGCACGCGACTCGGGCTGGCGCGGTGAGCATCGCCTCCGCTCGTCCACGCATCGTCGCCCGCTCCGGCGCTGCGCGGCCGTGCGCGTAGCCCTCGTCCACGACTGGCTGGTCACCTTCGGCGGCGGCGAGCTGGTGCTCGCGCAGCTGCTCCGCCTCTTTCCCGAAGCGCGCGTGTTCACGCTGCTCGACCACATGGCGGGCGCCGACCGCGCCGGGTTGGGCATTCCGCGCCAGGTGACCACGTCGTTCCTGCAGCACATGCCCGGCGTGGCGAGCCGCCATCGGTACTACCTGCCGCTCTACCCCGCGGCCGTGCGCTCGCTGGACGTGAGCGGCTACGACCTGGTGATCTCCGTGTCGCACGCCGCCGCCAAGAACGTGCGCATCCGGCCGGGGCAGCGGCACGTGTGCTACTGCCTGAGCCCCATGCGCTACGCGTGGGATCTGCGCGATCAGTATCTGGCGCAGACCGGACTGGACCGCGGCGTGCGCGGATGGCTCGCCCACCGGCTGCTCGACCGCATGCGCGCCTGGGATCTGGAGGGCACGCACGGCGTCACCGAGTTCGTGACGCTGTCGCACTTCGTGGCCGACCGCATCCGGCGGGCGTATGGCCGCGACTCGACGGTGGTCCATCCGCCCGTGGACACCCGGTTCTTCACCCCCGGCCCGGCGAGCGCCGCAGCGCGCGACCCCGCCCTGTACGTGACCGCCGGGCGGCTCGTGCCATATAAGCGTATAGATATGATCGCGCGGGCGTTCGCGCGGCTCCCCGACCGCCGGCTGGTGATCATCGGCACCGGCCCCGAGCTGCGCCGCGTACGCGAGGCCGCCGGCCCGAATGTGGAACTGCTCGGCTTTCTCCCGCGCGAGGAACTCCGCGACCACCTCCGTCGCGCCCGCGCCTTTCTGTTCGCCGCCGAAGAGGATTTCGGCATCTCGCCGCTGGAGGCGCAGGCCTGCGGCGCGCCGGTGATCGCGTATGCCCGCGGCGGCGCGCTGGAAACCATCCGCGGCCTCGACGCGCCCGAGCCCACGGGTGTGTTCTTCGAGGAGCAGACGGTGGATTCGCTGGTGGACGCGGTGCGCAGGTTCGAGGGGCGCGAGCGCATCGCGCCCGCGGCGTGTCGGACCAATGCCGAGCGGTTCGCCGCTGAACGGTTTGTGAGCGCAATACGGGAAACGTTTGACGGTAGGACGGTAGGGGGGTAGGACGGTTGTGGGTAACTGCGGAACGCCGTTTACCA
This Gemmatimonadaceae bacterium DNA region includes the following protein-coding sequences:
- a CDS encoding glycosyltransferase, whose amino-acid sequence is MRVALVHDWLVTFGGGELVLAQLLRLFPEARVFTLLDHMAGADRAGLGIPRQVTTSFLQHMPGVASRHRYYLPLYPAAVRSLDVSGYDLVISVSHAAAKNVRIRPGQRHVCYCLSPMRYAWDLRDQYLAQTGLDRGVRGWLAHRLLDRMRAWDLEGTHGVTEFVTLSHFVADRIRRAYGRDSTVVHPPVDTRFFTPGPASAAARDPALYVTAGRLVPYKRIDMIARAFARLPDRRLVIIGTGPELRRVREAAGPNVELLGFLPREELRDHLRRARAFLFAAEEDFGISPLEAQACGAPVIAYARGGALETIRGLDAPEPTGVFFEEQTVDSLVDAVRRFEGRERIAPAACRTNAERFAAERFVSAIRETFDGRTVGG